TGATTTCTACAGGAATGGAGGATGACATCATGTAGAAACAAAAGAAAAGCACACAACTTAGGTGGCTGAAACGGGGAAAATCATCTATGTGAGAATAGCCCTTGTGAGATATGCTGAAAGAGAATAAGCAGCCCAGTAAATTATATAGTTgaatgaagatttgaacctgtgtgTCCCTTCTTCTAGTCCAATGGACCAGtaccccacactggctcttttaCCTTACATGCCTTTGGAAGACAACTGAGGCAGGACTGTTAATGATTAAAATAATTTGTGACTAGTAAAACAACATGCATGTTGTGCCATGTCATAGCGATGCTTAGCTCTTTGCTCAATACTGTTACTAGACCATCAATTAATTAGAAGAGCTGCATGCTACAATCTAGTCACAAAGGGAAGGCATAGCAAAAACTAGATCAGTATAaagaaaacagaattattctgtcATATAATGCAGTCTACATCATGTTACTATTATTAATCTCTGAGTAGTTCAATCCTAaagatttttctttcaaaaacCATTGACTTaaattgatttagaagggtgtaactctgcttaatatGTCTTTATGTAAGAACCCAAAGGTGGACTACCTATGACTGGAGGTATGGGGATTGCCAATTCCCCCAAGAAAAAGCTATATACAAAGCTAACTAAATAGGAATATATTAATTTTGacctatatatatattatatatattaattttaGTATAAAGTGACTGAGTGCTTACATAAATAATTATGATAAATATTCCTAAAGTTCatacaaaaatccaatacagtcCATCAATACATATCAACACCGCATGTATGAATGTTCTGTGCCAGGGTCACCCACCGTCAACAGAAGTAATTCAATCCAATAATACATTAATAGttgttctttcttttaggtgagcCTTGGAGGAACTTCTAGGCACAGGTAAATGAAAAACAGCTGGTCTCCAGAAAATAAGTCTATAATCACAATGAAGATTTCTTCTCTTTTAGGTAGGACCCCAATATTGGGAGTTACAGGAAGAATTCCatgagccccctccccagtgggGGGCCAGATATTCAGACTGCACGTTTAATGCAATTACTTTTTCAAGGGCATCAATATAAAGGTCCAATCTCTATTCTCATCTTTATCTgcctccctgtcttcagcttcctTTTCCCTGGTAGCTGGAGACCAGCTGTTTTCCACTTACCTGTGCCtagaattcacacacacacaccaatctaGAAGCAGCCGCTGCAGCTTTAAGATACTAATGCCTTCAGTAACTGGTGTTGGACAACTACAACTGTACTGCTAGTCTTCAAGCCTCCTTCTGTCAGTAAGAGGTAGTGAGAGAGGCTTTTCAGGGCTGCTCTGgactttgaaggaggactcatcgGGACAAGGCCATCAGGTGCTTGCTACTAAGCAGCTTCCATAACTCACCTGGGCCCACCTACTTGCTacaaaggtggagtataaacgaagtaaataaataagatagtTGAAGATCAAGcggaggggcagataaaaagtaggttactaattaatgttttaattaattaattaaataaagggGCTGccaagagggaaggaggaaatagtACGAGGGGATAGAATGGAAAGCAAGGTGCCTCCTACAGGCCCTTGCAAGTTTCCTACTATGCAACTGGGCTTGGCCTGATGGCCAGCGTGCCGTTTTCCCAAGGAGAGGCTactgggagagggaaggagggaaagctgaagacagggagggGAGGGCACATGGCTAAAGTTGGTTGGCTGTGGagtgggaagcagaaaaggaggtaggaaaagaggagaggcaaagggggctttcagggaagggagggaggaaatagtaggggaagagaaaagcagataccccctgcaaatccttgcaggtctccCAGTTGTTATTAGAGTTGCCAGACACCACTCACTTCCTGTCGGGAGGGTGGTCTCTCGCACTTTGTGCTAGGCACGAGGTCTTCTTTTGCATGTGCGTACCCTGGAgcgggtgtgatgacatcacttctgcacgAGGCAGGAGACCTTGAACAGTTAGATAGGAGAGGTGAtagcacagaaaaaaaataaggtGGATGGTTGATaggaaaaaaaagcactggaggAGAAGTGGGAGGAGGGCCAGCAGGCAGAAGGAATAAAGTTCCCCTTTTCCAGAAACAGAATGGAGATGAGGCCCAAGGGGAAGGGAATGGGATctcccaccgcccccccccccccgttctgtgCATTGTGGAGTTTTGCAGATATTCTGTAGATGCTGCCTCAGCAACTGCTGCTCTCTATCCTCAGAGCATAGCTGTAGAAGCAGAAACATTCCAACCTCTGCATCCACCCCAGGGGCTTAGACAGCAATGGATAATGGGGCCGTCCCAGCAACTTCATGttcaaaattccaaagatgcctagAAATGTGGGAACAGCCTTCTCTTCCCAGGCATTCTCAGGGAACTCTGGATCTTAGAACCACTCATTTAATGTCCCAGAAGCCATGTTCTCACCATTTCAAAGATATCACAAATATATTTTTACCTTACCACTGATAACTGTAGAAGTGCAATTGCTTATACCTTTGTAGACATCCTTGGGCAACCTAAAAGCAATTTATAACATTTTGAGAGCTATTTTAAACCATGGAGCACTGGGCAATGAAGACTCCCTGTGGCTACTAGTCAGGCGTTTTCAAAGATGTATCATGATAAAGCTCTACACGTATCAGCAGACTACAATCTACCTTCTTTCCATCTGTCCCCTTAGGAACTCCAATGAGATTGAAATAAGTGAACAATGAAATGCTGAATCTGTAGGAAAAGCCTGTTTTCCCCTTATGCTTCCAGATGGGATCATCCAACCATCCAAGTTTTAAGCCAAACTGGTTAACTGTAATCTGGTCCAGTGATAAAACTGTCAGCCAAACTCTTAGCCATAACAGCATAAATACATTCTCTGAGCTTCTCTGTATATTCTGCACAAGTTCTCTTCTATGCTATCATTTGTGCAAGTTAGATTtgccttcatttaaaaaaaaacctgcaaaactAGTTGactatcagactaggatctaggagacctgggttcaactTTCCACCccaccacagaagcttgctggtgaccttgggtcagtcacacaaaACCCAGCCaaggtcctctctctcctcttccagaggctccaccagacaggcagatGGGTCCCTGTATTTGCTTCCCCTCACCCAGTTACAGCTCAGGGCTATTGGTGAAAAAAGAACTCAGGAGTTACTTTCCTTATATGTATGCTACTATCATTTAGACTAGGCCCTTTCCACATGACCAGAAAATAGGTTTGTAACCAGCTCTCTCTGCTAGTTCCCTCAGCAGAGACAAAACCCTTCTCCTCAGTCTCTCCCAAGAGGCTCCTTTTTGCTCCAATAGATTCTAACtctgattggcccagcattccatgcactcccattggctgtctctcatgagaggcagagctggagccagtcctgtctgtcacaatACCCTTCTCCTGTGAGTGTGTACATCTACCTTCTGAATTAATATCTCATGCCTCTCACAAAATGGCTTCTGACGTACAAAGACCTAAGCCACAGCAAATATGTTAGTCTTTAAAACTGGTGCTTCTCAAAACATGGGTTACAAAGCCACAAAGGAAGACAAAGATGGTTTACAACCTTTCTCTCAGAGGGGAAGAATGGAGGCTGCTGGTCTGCTTAGTacaacagcaggaaaagagggcagAACTGCCAGTCACTCTTTAATTCCTGCTTATTCCTTCATAAATGCTCAGCCCTCCACATAAGCAGTCGTACAAGATCAGTTCTGGCTCTGTGAGAAAAGACACACACCATAGCCTAAGCATATCACCTGCTGGAGCCATATTACTGGTAGCTAATGCCCAGACAGGTACCCAGCCTTGATCTCTGTTAAGGACTGTGGCAATTTGTATCAGCcttcctaacttacctcacatagATAAAATAGGTGTAGGATAAAATGGAACCACATATACCACTCAGCACttttggaggaaagatgggacAAAAATATGGTGGTTAGTGGGATAGAGAACTAGTGAAAGATTCTTACAGATTAGGTTGCGGAgaagggttgctgttcccccctGTGGTGGTGAgggatctccccctcccaccctccacccccttcccaaCACTCACctggcttgtggggggggggaggtggtggtggaaaagCCTCTGAAGCGCGCTCCCAGGTTGGCGCGACGTCACTCTCAtgagtgatgttattgtgccacCCCAGGGGGCACTCCCGCATTTCAcatggggccaaatcaggcccgtttggggcccaactTGGTCAGGTGCAAAGCACATGCGTGCAAAAACAAACATTTAGGTGAGTGCtgggtttccccctcctgctgggaggataaggggacctggcaatcctattgcgGAAGGAGGAAAGAAGCATGGAGTTAGTCTACAGGGTCCTACAAAATACAGTAGGCTTAGAAATGGGTCCCCAAAAGCCTGAGAACCACTTATTTAATGCGCCAGAATGTACACATTAATGTGCCTTACCTACCATCAATGCATCTAGCCTCTTTTTAAGTCACCTTAGCTGGTGGTCACCCTTCCATGGCACACTGACTTTCCCTAATTTATGAGGTATGAACTAGTACTTCCTCTTCTTGCTTCTGAATTTATTTTCTATCAACTTCATTCGGCAAGCTTACATTCTAGaaatataaggaagaaaaatTTCTATCCATTTCCTCAAAGCCACACATTTTATAAATTCCTCAGGCCTTTCTGACACCCCAAGTCACCTTTTCTcactttaaagggccacaaagtTCACCACTTTCCTAAAGTTGGTGCTGTACAATTGCCATTTTTTAATCTAAATACAGACTGttgatcttttaaattttcacacTTGGACAGTGCCAGAATAATTATATACCAGTAAATGCACACTTCATAACCTCTTTAATAAGTTATAGTTATAGTATAACATGGTTATAGTATAACATGGTTATAGGAAAAAATGTGAAGTGCTACTCTTTGCTTTCTGTTCAAATTGTAACGCTGCaaaagcatttttctttctttcataacTCATGCCATGGCTATGTAAGCCAACTTTGTTACTTTTAAACCACTTATTTTGCTGCTGTTCCTGGTACATTTGTTCAAGTGTCTCAAATAGCATTTGAATGGTACCaataagaaaaagaacaaagctaGTTTTAACCCTCAATCTTTGTCCAAGCATAATTTGGTTCTAGGAACCCTGTTTCATATTCTCATGGAAGAATCGCACGTATAAACAGATTAAAATTACATGTAAAATTACCCAATGTGATCATCCAGTAGAAAACAACATAATCATAATGAAGGACACTGGGGAACAAGAAACAGGTTTCTTTCGATACATACCTCGTATCAGCACTATTACAGAAAATCAAATAATTAACCGTATTATAGCCTACTACTAAAGAGTAAACAAGAACCTTCACCATTTTTGCTAGTAATACCAGGTCCATAATAATACAACACAAAGATACTGCTTTTTTATGAAGATATTTTTGTAATGTAAATACAAATTCAGGATTGAAGCATGAAATAGTCTGCTTTCAACAGAAGCAGCACAAATCTACACTTATGCTGTACTGTAGGTTCATGTGCTGATCACTAACATTGTATAAATAGACAAGGTCATGTTCCTCAAAGGTTCTGAACTACATTTGTGACTGTACAATCAAAGCCAATTTTTCCCAGGAGCTAAGAATGCTAAGAATCTACATGCCATTTGATTATACTCCAACTGCTGAAGAGTCTCTGTGGAAATAATACTTACTGAGACCACCACTTTTCCCACATAACAATTTTAGCATCCACAACTAATAGAGTTAACCACAATAAAAATGTACTCTCAACTTGTACGTAATATGGCCTGTCATTTTGAATTTTTACACAAACAATCTTGCATTTCACAGTGGTAAAAATAATTTGCCTTCTGAAGAACTCTTGTGCTCAGGCAAGAAAACAGTGAAAAAATTAAAGGTTTTAAACAGTAGTCATTGGCTCTAACAGAAGAAGTCACAAAATCTTTAGTTTCATGATCTATTAATATCATTCTCACAGCAGAATTAGATAGAGGATTTGGTTTTAAGACTGTAATGCATATTCTAGATTCGCAACATATTCATTATACATTTTTGGTTAAGACATAATGTTTCATACAGGCATTAGCTGTTTTTCCCCATCATGCAAGAAAGCCTGCATTCTGTAATAGAAAACCTTTTAAGAAAACTTGGCGGGGAGGGGAGAGCTAGCCTTAGAATATCGCACTCTCATTGTTTCTTCAAGACTTCATGCAGACAAGTACATTCTAGTAGTATCACTTAACTGACCAGCTGTTCTAGAAAATATTTCTCCCTCAAAATGCCTGTTTGTTGGAAAACCCATAGAACTTCACTATTTACAAATAAAACATTTACAGTCACTAGATGGCTGAACTGATCAGGCTTGCAATACTCAAACTTTGGCAAACAAACGGAcagatgtttattttaaaaatagcaatacAATGGACTATGACCTGTAGACTACAAAACATGTTCATGATCTGGCCCTACCCTCTGCATACCAATTTTTATACCCAGCCACACACACAATACTTGGAAATAACTCATTGAAAGTAGAAGGGCTGTATTCCATGTAATGTGTTTAGGCTTTGGGTAAGTAAATGTCTAAGTGCAGATATTCCTTCTTTTGTGCACAGACGCATATTAGGCAATTGGCTTGCATTTTATCTCACTGTGGCGACTAGCTGGGTTACAAAATTACAAGGAACAGTTCCAGAAACCTTTAATTCCTTTATAAGCAGCAAATGAGTAATTCAAAGTAATTTTAAATAATATGAAAGACACTTATTCTCCCCATTTGCTTTTACTACCGTGTCCACCGCCAACCCTAAGCAGACTTTTCTTTAATTATACTTGTATAAACTAAAATTAGTGTGCAAGTATTCCAGGTAGTTTTCTTCTGAGTTTGAATTGATAAGTTGCATTTTACAGTTCAAGTGGAAGAACATTAGAATGCATATTTATTTTAAGGTGTAAAAAGGATGAAAAAGTCAAAACATATTATAAGAAAGAAATTATTGGCACAAATATATCTGGGTACAAAAGTATAGGAAATAAGTATTGCAAAAAAGGTGATCTGGGTGTGGTAGAAAGGGTTGAGACAGCAGCATTTTCTTCATATTTTCTGTCATTTGTGCAAATGCAGTATTAAAATATAGATTTACCCCAAAAATGGTGATGCAGAAACAACGGTAAAGCTCTAGGTCCTTCAAGAGGACAGTTCCTATATGAAAACTGCCCCATACACCCAACCAAACTGAGCCACAGAAACAAGTGCAAACCTCTTCTGCTCTTGCCTGTGTTGCAATTCATGTAAGTGTGGTCAGCTTGTCAATCAAGTCTTCAACAGTGTACACAATAAGTTTGATATCATCTTGTTCTTTCATCCGATGTTGACCAGCTTTGCGAAGAATAATATCCACATCTGTACTGACAACACGTTCAGCAATTTTCAAGGAAGTCTGCCAGGGAACATCTTCATCTTTTATGCCATGCAGAAGTCGCACAGGACACTTTATGGGAAGAGGACTACCCAACACACAGTGATTTTCTGCCTCTTGAATGACTTCATATGATACAGTGTAAAAGCCTTCTTCATTGTGCTTGGTTGGCAGCTTCCATTCACccttttcttctatttctttctTCACCTATGAAATTAAAAATATGTGACAGACTCCATGGAAGAGatctaaaaattattttaattcaaGTCAGCCCAAGGCAAGTTCACACACATCTGCACATCACTATAATGTCCTTAATGACTGACTTGCATAAGTCTAATGTAACATAAGGAGCAGCAAGCTGAATTAAGCCACACATTTCAGTTTAAGGCTAGTTCCAGAATTACTAGCCATGCTGAAGAGGCAATAAAGCCCTTCATCAAGCTCAAATACGGATACTGAATAAAGAGCATGAAGCAAAACCGAGGAGTTTAAAATTAGTAGTGTAAAACAGATTAAGTTTAAACAGCATAACCTGCATATAGACTACTCTGTAGTAGGGGCAAACACATGTTCTGAATTTTGATAACtgttctgagcagaggcttgtaTGCACAGTGGCTAAAAAAATGAGTTATGGATAATCTCCAATTTGAACCCTGTATCTACTGAGAGCTTCTGAGGAAGCCTTATGCAAGCCATTctgtattcagacatcacaaacaTAACCAGTTAATTCATGACAAACTCAAGTCACAGCCGTACCCATGCTTTTTAGATATTTTAACCTAGCCTGTACTACTTATGGTGTCATttagtattttattgtattgcacTGAGTTTTAGATATTGTTTTAGATAACTGTTGATAATTTTAATGTAAAATGTTTTTGCTGTTAGCCGTCTGTGGGCAGGGTGGGGTATAaagatgataaataaataaagtctggTTCATTCAAACATTCACATGTTCCTTTGCCTTCCATTTGAAACTAAGATTGCAGGCTTCTTGATTTAGAAACCACAGCTTAATTCTGATTTACCAACCTGCACCGTGAGTCAAAATGAATCACAAGTTGCTAAACCACCCAAACTTGGACATCACAATAAAATGTAGTTAGACTGAATATTTCCTGATTTAGGAAGTCTTGTGTCTTGCTCTGCACAAAGGGAGGTGGAATGTGCAAGCATGCTAGTATTTATAGTGTAGGTTTTAGCTAGCTTTATTATCTTATCTAACTTTTTGCACACTTTCTGTAATATGACCTTCTGCACACAActacaataaacaaaatattcttcataAATTTGTGGTGCCTCTGGTCCTTAGCTTCATGATTTGGCTCACTTATCTTTGTAACTTTCATGGCAGATTCAGCACAGTTGACCCTCAAATAGCATCCAATAAGACCAGAGGCTGGTTCTCCCCAGTCTCTGTGGAGGACTTGTTAAGGGGAAAGGTAGCAGACCACTCCTCTCTGTTCAAGGTTGTTCTGCTAAGACTGGACCTTTAACTCCTGGTCCTACTGACTCCCCCTGACCAGTGGGCTCCCTTTTGTGTTTTCTTTACTGTAGTAAAAAGGATAATATAAAGCAATTTATCTTTGCAAAAACTTTCAACAAAAGAATGTTCTCTGTAGTGCTCCTTTGTCTAACCAATATTCTCTTTATCGCACAGCAACTTCACAGAAGAACCCAGACAAACTTCAAGGACAGAACTGACTAGAAAAGCCAATGTCTCTACTTACCTCTACAGGGAGTTGTTGAAAAGTTGCTATAAGATGGTCTGCAGCTGCAGCTATTCCAACCAGTGCAACCACCTTTTCAGGTCTGGCAATTGCCGCATGAAGCATCAGCCATCCGCCCAAACTGGAACCAACTAAAATCTTAATATCAAAACAAAAGGTATTAGTGTTTTAGTGCTATAGAAATACAATGCATGAATTTACAGCACTTAATTTTGCCACTGTAGCCAACAGAGATTAAGTGGTGTGAGGACTGACTGAGAATGTGACTGCTTGTTGGACTTGCAAACATACACTTGAATCTACTGTATTTAAACAGATTCTTACTTTATTTCTCTCTCACTTCCTAGCTACAATTTCAGAGCAGCACCCCCTCCAAAGATAACACAGCTGCCTAATGAACAGTTACAAACTAATTAATCATATTAGCTGTCTGATACCTATTAAATCTTCAGATAAATAAAACTTTTGCTTCTTTGAAGGCACACAGCAATAGGGCTGTGATAAAATTAGAGTTGTTTAGGAGGACACTTCTACACAATGACAAGGGCTTAGCTTATGGCATTATTTACTGTATGCGTTTCCTGTTATTAATGCATCGTTTTCTAATTTTTATAATCTAGTTTTTGCATTTTTTCACGTTTTGTGCTGTTCTGACTGCACTGCTAATttctgtaatcctccttgagtctcagcaagaaaggcagagtataaataaagtaaataagtatCTAACCATTTTTATTCACACTAAAGGGTTATGAAAACTGTATGCTGGGTTTAAAAATAAACCTCACAACCTGTGGTCCGTCTGTGAGTTCATCCAGTACTGAAAGAACATCCTTCCGCCATTTTCCCACTGTAGATTCTTTGACATTACCCTCTGAACTTCCACAGCCAGTGTAATCAAACCTATGAAGTCAAGTCAAAATATTATTCTTTATGAATACACATTCAATAGGATCCCCAAAGAAAGAGAACAATTAAAAGACAATATAACAAGACTATATATATGGCGGAGAGCAGACAACAGAGCAAGGACATCTTTTCTATCTGTTCTCAGCCTCCATTGCCATTGGCAATCCTTGCAACAACATAACCATTTAGTACAGCAAATACAAGGTACATAAAAGTAGATTACATAGTTAACTTCCCATGTTTttatctggagaaaaaaaataagccAAGCAATCTGAATCTATATGCATTTAATTTTCCCTACTCAAACATTATGCCTCGACATGGACACCTAGTGGGAACTGAAGTGATGAAGATATACTACATGGGTGGGAAGCAATATGTACTCTCTCTCATGTCCCCCAAAAGCTAGACATTTTCAAGGAGTCCACTTGCCTGGGCAACTAAATATTGACTTTTAGTGTCAGATCATAGCTACATGAAGGCATACAGGAACAAACCATTACATCTTCTGTAATGGAAACCACACAGCTATGGTACTTAATTGCTTTTTCCATTGGCCTGTGACCCCATGAAAGCGCAGCTGGCTGGGCTCCAGGTAGAAGGTGTGGCTGGCCAAGTGGATGTCTGGAAAAGGCTGCTTGGAGACTGTTAAGGAGGCAGCCTCTTCCCAACTCCCAATATAGGAATGATTGGGGGAGAGAAAGTGGTGCTGAGTAGCAATCTAGCCTATACCAACTCCTTCCAAAATTGTCTTACTCCACTAGTCCTGGTTCAGCAGCACAAGGCTGTATAGGCCCAGTTCCACACATAGAGGTAAAAGCTATGCAATTAAAAGTAGCCTCTTTTCTTCTACCTCTTCACTTTAAAACCTCTTATTTCCTTGTAGTTCTCCTTTCCTAATTGGGTATTCTTTCTAGCTATATACAAAGCAAAAGAACGCCATTGTGATACTATATTTACTCAAAGAAAAACAATCCCGAATGTAAGATATCTACCACTAAAAAGGTTATACAAAAAACGACCTAACTGTAATTTGTATGAGAATTTTAAGAtgactccccacacacacacacacacccctcttttTATGATATACCTGAAAAACATCCTATTTCTGCATTTGAATAAATACTGTATCTTCCAACTGTTCCTAAGAAGTTACCGTGCATGTGTGTGAATGCTAAATCATCATAAAATGCATGACCTGCCATTTCATTGTGGCCTCCAAGATATTCTGCACTGTTGATAACATATATAACTTTAACAAATACAATAAACACGGTCTTAGCTTTTGAATCAGCGTATAACAAACCACTGCCAAATAAATGAAGTAGAGTTTTCAGCAAATAATGGAGGTTATGGTACAAGCAATGATAAGTTTTACATAACATAAAAGTGTCATAAGTCTTTCCCTACTGTTCTGTATGATGTATTGGAGTTTATTTCATTTCAAAACTGCTCAAGAGAATCAACCAATTGGCTTAAAGTATTTTGAGTTACTGGGACTGGCTCCTAAATTTGGAACAGATTTATCCAGTCTCAGATACATGTGGGGACACACGGACACATGTATTCTCATTATGAGGAAAAACTAGTCACTTACAACAGTAAATTTATGAACACTAATAGCCTCTCAAGACTTACCTTACAAAACCATGACCAATAGACTTGCAGAAGTCTTCAAGTGCAAGTGCCTTCTTGCCATTCATATTTGAATAGAGACCTGAGAGGAAGACAACTCCAGGATTCTTTCCTTTTAGCTTCTGGTAAGCTAGTTTTGGATGATCAGGCCGGCTAAGGAAACTCACTGTTGATTTCTGTCTGCAACCTAAAGAGAAAACACATCCTTTGGAAGCACTTGCTTGCTTAATAGATCAACTATTAGCCTCATTTTCCCAATACTTTTTGAGCAGTGGTGTGCTGCAAAGCATTAGACAAGTCCTGCAACTCAGGTAATAGAAGTATATTGACTGATTTGCTTAGTCCCTTTTCCAAAATATATAGAATCAATTAGTGGAAAAAGATGTTTTACTTTTCTGGTttccccaatggtgacccaaagtggctcaccaTATttgtcctctccttcattttattctcacaataaccatgaaaagtagattaggctgagagtatgcgaCTGGCCAAAGGTCcctcagccagcttccatggcagagagaggatttgaacctggaattcccaaatcctagtccttggtatctgacaaagggagcttgactcttgaaagcttacacctggaaaatattgttggtctttaaggtgccacgggacttgactcttgctcttcttctgcagaccaacacagctacccaactgaaacaGATCCTGGTCCGATAGTCtaactacacaacactggctttcatcATGTTGGTATTCATTGTTTTGCCAGattcttttaaagatttttaaaaagattttacaactttattttacaaaaaaactTGCAAAACATTACCAAAATCTTGAGTGTATTCCATATAGCACTAGAACATCTTACAGAGTTTAATTTCTCATTCTGATTATTTCTACCACTACCCGAGTTCAGCATTCCATAATTAAAATACTATTTAGAGGAAAACAGCCTGCATAGTTAACATTTTTCTACTTTTCATTCTGAGAAATAGTTCTTT
The DNA window shown above is from Eublepharis macularius isolate TG4126 chromosome 3, MPM_Emac_v1.0, whole genome shotgun sequence and carries:
- the ABHD10 gene encoding palmitoyl-protein thioesterase ABHD10, mitochondrial, translating into MAAGVLRVLWRGKFSCGPAVDLPQLLGCRQKSTVSFLSRPDHPKLAYQKLKGKNPGVVFLSGLYSNMNGKKALALEDFCKSIGHGFVRFDYTGCGSSEGNVKESTVGKWRKDVLSVLDELTDGPQILVGSSLGGWLMLHAAIARPEKVVALVGIAAAADHLIATFQQLPVEVKKEIEEKGEWKLPTKHNEEGFYTVSYEVIQEAENHCVLGSPLPIKCPVRLLHGIKDEDVPWQTSLKIAERVVSTDVDIILRKAGQHRMKEQDDIKLIVYTVEDLIDKLTTLT